The genome window AAAGATATTGCTAGTTTAAAAGAAAAGATTAAATCAGGTGTAGAAGAATTTAAAAAAGAATATACATCGTATTTTGATAGAAACAAAGAGACTGGAGATCAAATTTCTGAAACTGCTCCGCGTGTTATTCTAATACCTGGCATTGGGATGGTTAACACTGGGAAGACACTAGCTATGGCAGCAGTAAGCGGCGCTTTATACCACCGTGCAATTTCTGTTATGAAGGGAACTACCACCTTAGGTAATTTCGTCTCGTTAAATGAAAATGAATCATTTAAAATAGAGTATTGGCCACTAGAATTGTATAAATTATCCCTTGCCCCGAAAGAAGCTGAATTCTCTCGTAAAGTCGCATTTGTTACAGGTGGAGCTGGTGGGATAGGCAGTGAAACATGTCGACTATTTGCAGAGCAAGGGGCACATGTTGTTATTGCAGATCTTAATATAGAAGGTGCCGAAAAGGTTGCAGCAGAAATAAATGAGAAGTATGGTTCCATGAGAGCATTAGCTGTTAAGATGGATGTAACAAAAGAAGATGCGGTGAAAGAAGCGTACAAGAAAACAGCTCTAACCTTTGGTGGTGTGGATATCATCGTCAATAACGCTGGTCTTGCTACTTCTAGCCCGTTTGACGAAACGTCTCTACAAGAATGGAATTTAAACTTAAATGTTCTTGGTACAGGGTATTTTCTAGTTGCAAGAGAAGCGTTCAAACAAATGAAGGAACAAGGACTAGGTGGAAGTATGGTCTTCATTGGTTCTAAAAACTCTGTCTACGCAGGGAAGAATGTTACGGCCTATAGTTCTGTAAAAGCAATGGAAGCGCATCTTGCACGATGTATTGCAGCAGAGGGAGGAGAATTCGGTATACGTGTTAATACTGTCTTACCTGATGCCGTATTACAAGGATCCGCTATTTGGGGCTCTAAGTGGCGTGAAGAGCGAGCAGCTAACTATGGAATTGAACCAGATCAATTAGAAGAGCATTATAAAAAACGGACCACTTTATTAGTTAATATTTTTCCAAAGGATATAGCGGAAGCGATTTGTTATTTCTCTTCCTCCAAAGCGGAGAAAACTACTGGATGCATGCTGACAGTAGATGGAGGAGTTCCAGCGGCCTTTACGAGATAATATTGGTTAGATTATTATTCTAATTTGTGCTTTTGAGAGCCTTAAAGAGATAAAGATAAGCATAAAGGAAGTGTGATTTCCATGAAAATCATACTTCTTTTTAATGTTAAATAAGGTAATATATGTTAATATGGTTTATGAATGTTTATTAAACTAACGGATGAAAATTGGTTAAAAGTTGTTTTGTATTCCTGAATAAGTCGAGGGAAATGAGGACATCTCTGTGAAATAGTATTAACGAATGACTAAAATATTTTTCCAGCTAATACCCTCA of Niallia circulans contains these proteins:
- a CDS encoding bifunctional aldolase/short-chain dehydrogenase, which translates into the protein MVQNLWNNEKASQLNKGLEELVYRSNLIGTDRAVCNWGGGNTSMKTIEKDFRGRDIEVMWVKGSGSDLATMKAHNFTDLKLEDIKPLMERKEMSDEEMVAYLSHCMIDRSHPRASIETLLHAFLPYKHVDHTHPDAIISICCADNGKQIAEEIYGNRFVWVPYIRPGFTLSKMIAEGVKNNPNAELVLMEKHGLVVWGETAEESYNKTISIINEAEKYIHNKIDEEQVFGGEQYPALNEEEAEEILSQVMPVIRGAVSGEKQMLLTYDRGADVLQFVNSKDAKTLSQIGAACPDHLVHTKRQPLYIEWNPTTKDIASLKEKIKSGVEEFKKEYTSYFDRNKETGDQISETAPRVILIPGIGMVNTGKTLAMAAVSGALYHRAISVMKGTTTLGNFVSLNENESFKIEYWPLELYKLSLAPKEAEFSRKVAFVTGGAGGIGSETCRLFAEQGAHVVIADLNIEGAEKVAAEINEKYGSMRALAVKMDVTKEDAVKEAYKKTALTFGGVDIIVNNAGLATSSPFDETSLQEWNLNLNVLGTGYFLVAREAFKQMKEQGLGGSMVFIGSKNSVYAGKNVTAYSSVKAMEAHLARCIAAEGGEFGIRVNTVLPDAVLQGSAIWGSKWREERAANYGIEPDQLEEHYKKRTTLLVNIFPKDIAEAICYFSSSKAEKTTGCMLTVDGGVPAAFTR